The genome window tatgtCATTGATTTTAAGGACTTAATTTACTAACaatctttaataattattaattctaTAATTATTACCATTTCATTACAGGTAAGGGCCATTTAGTCGGTCGTTTAGCTTCTACTGTTGCCAAGCAATTGTTAAACGGTCAAAAAATCGTCGTTGTCAGAGCTGAAGCTTTGAACATCTCCGGTGAATTCTTCAGAAACAAATTGAAGTACCACGACTACTTAAGAAAGGCTACTGCTTTCAACAAGACTCGTGGTCCATTCCATTTCAGAGCCCCATCTAGAATTTTCTACAAGGCTGTCAGAGGTATGGTCTCTCACAAAACTGCTCGTGGTAAGGCTGCTATGGAACGTTTAAAGGTCTTCGAAGGTATCCCACCTCCATATgacaagaagaagagagTTGTTGTTCCACAAGCTTTAAGAGTCTTAAGATTAAAGCCAGGTAGAAAGTACACTACCTTATCTAAATTATCTTCCGCTGTTGGTTGGAAATACGAAGATGTTGTTGCCAAGTTAGAAGAAAAGAGAAAAGTCAGATCTGCTGAATTCTACGCCAAGAAGAAGGCTTTCAACAAGAAGGTTGCTGCTGCCACTGCTGCTTCCGCTGAATCTGAAGCTGCTAAACAATTAGCCACTTTCGGTTActaatttaatgatattaaaaattaattattttatcatcCACAATTTATTTCTCATAATAACTCTTTTGCaactaaaatttttttatattatattttggGAGTGTTAATGGTTTACAAATGAGTGAACTGTAACATGTTATATAGGTATAAgtaaaaaaatacaatagAAATTTAGTAAATTAAACAAGgcaaattgaatataatttattttttgtagttttataattaaaaagagaattcgatattttaaagataataCTTCTAAATAATAATCTCAATCTTGTACAGTAGCCCAACCTAGAAATTAAGATATTACTGTGAATTTCAATAATGCTTAACTgcattaaattatataagtAAAACTTTAATATGTACATGAAATTGATACTATGTTCTTACAATTGTTCAATTTGGATACGGAAGTCTTTATTATATCCAGTTTCTGAAGTTTTCATAAATGCAAAATGTAATACAGGTTGACGGTATTGCTCTTAACAAATTTGCCGATAATCCTGTGTATAATCCAAGCAACCCTTTCtctttgaatatatttttggcCAAATTAATCAAGGTATAATTATGATTCACTGCCTTGAAACTTTGCAAATTAGACTTCAATAATTGGAAAGGGTAAACTGAGGATACTGATAGCATTTTACTTAAAGATGTTATGCCAAtaatttccaaattttttaatttatacTCGGATTTACTATTGGACTCTTTAGAGTTTAGTTTACCTGATTGAACAAATCTATTATGTGGCAGTGAActgtatttatatttaagtGTATCATATACCATGAAGTATATAGCACCTTGAGAAACTCCTAATACTGCAGGCAATGTACCTCTCCAAAAAGATTTCAAACCTTCCTTCTCTAACAAAGTTTTGAAGCCATGGATAATAGAAACATATGATCCTTCTGCATATTTACTTGTTGACATAATCCTTGTTTTCAATACCCAAATTGGATTTGTCACTACTGAAGTGATTAAACCACTGATTGCTCCTGCTGATAAATACATAATTGGTGACATTTTTTGATCatgtattatattttcaacgGTAGAATTTTCCTCTTTCCCTCTATAAAATCCGGCatcttgaatattattcttATGGTAaacattatataatatgtCTTTTGATTGTCTATATAATCCAAAGTATAGACCCCATGCAATTGTATTTCCTAGGATATTAATTCCTAATCCTCtataaatttctttaaCAGTCAGTAATTTTCCAAATGGTTTCTTTTCATGCTTAATAATGTTTTCTAAGACGAGTCTATATCTATTTCGTTTTATGTTGTTTATATTGGGGATTATACCTTGTCCTGTAGCTGATAATTGTAATCTAACTTTTATCAAATCTAGTGGATGAACGACGATTGTAGTTATGCAGCCTGTGGTTATCCCTgaaataaattctttttgtAAAGGAGATAAATCATAACCCATTCTTAATTTATGGTTAGCAATGCATTTGTATTACTCtgataaaatatcatataatTGACAACTAAACATTCTtcataaaaattcaatttatgTTGCCCTTTTACATTATTTTcgtattttttatattgatatatactATTAATGCGCTGCTATATTGGAAAATTAATACTTAATTgcatattaaattaaatttaatgtttaTCGATTATCTTTAAATGTATAGATTTTATGTAATCGATATAAACGATGTAAGCGatcatatattatatttgtgTTCTTTATCACACTGAGAAAGAGGAGGAAAAATTTACAAGATAAATTgtgttatattattgaaccaaaaatgaatattgaTGTCCTGATTTGCTAATGGCATCTCAAATTCTTATAATAGTAATTGTAGTGGATTTTCTATGATCTTCTTTAATTCACGCATGAATTCACCGGCCTTAGACCCATCGACGACTCTGTGGTCGAAAGTACCAGTGATGGTGATAACGTCTTGAAAAGAAATACCATTTGGACTTCCGACATCTTCAATGGCTTGTCTCTTTTTTGTACCAATGGCTAAGATAGTTGATTGTGGTGGATTGATAATGGAAGTGAACATCGATACTGCATCGTTCATACCCAAGTTAGAGATGCAAATAGTACCACCTTGGAATTCTGCTGGTAGTAATTTGTTGATCTTTGCACGTTTCACCAAATCCTTAACTTCGGTCGAAATTGAGACCAGACCTTTAGCGTTCGCACTTTTAACAATTGGGGTGATTAAACCTGTTTCGGTTGCCACTGCGACGGAGACGTCGACATTTTTGAACTGTCTTATAACATTTTCTTGTGGTAACCAGTAAGCGTTGACATCTGGGATTCTTTTTGCTGCCAATGAGATTGCTTTGATCAAAATATCATTGATGGATAGCTTGTAGTTGTTCTTGGTCTTGTCAATGGTGTTATCGTTGTTCAAAGATTGTCTCAATTTCAACAGCTTTGAGACTGCGATATCTGAGGATACGATGTAGGAAGGAATCGATTGAGTTGATTCCAACAGACGCTTACCGATGATATTTCTCATGGTAGTGATTTCGATATCCTTGTACAGGTCTGAGACCTGTGCGGATGGGGCTTGTGCAGCTTTTTGAGCAGGAGCCGGAGTGGAAGCAGCGGCAGCAGGGGAAGCGGCGGATTTCTGTTCACTCATAAACTTCTCGACGTCAGCCCTGACAATTCTGCCTCTGGGACCGGTACCTGTAATGTCTTTCAAAGCGACCCCGTGGGCCAAGGCGATGTTCTTTGCCAGAGGAGAAGCGAATATTCTTGTGACATCTGTTCCGGCTGTCTTTTGAGCGGCAGGAGAAGGCTTTTCAGCTGGAGCAGCGTCTGCAGATGACTCTGGTGATTTCTTCTCCGCTGGAGTTGCGGTGGCAGAGCCAGCGTCTGCGATGTCTGCGATTGTGAAGTCCTTGAAGGCGTCGACATCTTTTTTCTCCTCCACAAAGATCCCGATTGGCTTATTGACCGGAATATCCTTTGAGCCATTGGGAACCAAGATTTGAGCCAAATAACCATCGTCTTGGAATTCGAAGTCCATTGTAGCCTTGTCAGTCTCCACTTCTGCCAAGACCTCGCCGACAGCCAGTTGATCGCCGACGTTCTTTGACCAAGAAGCCAGATTGCCTGAGGTCATAGTAGGGGACAAAGCCGGCATGTTAATGACTGTGTAACTTGGGTAGGATTTCGAGGCGTATAGCCTAACTAAACTGTTTCTAACGACAGTGCTTCTTGTGACTGCTCTCAACATGGTGTATTTGCGTTGGTGCGTCCTGGGCGAGGGAGGAAGAGCCTCCTACAAATGAGAGTGTTCTGTATGTGTacattgatatatatatacatgcTTGAAATATGATATATCCTAGATTGTTGTGAAACTATTTACGGGGAGGAGTTGCAGCACGCACGGGCGAGTATTAAACACCGCCGCACACAAAAACAATTGCCCGCTGTGCATGTATAGGAGCCAGACGGCGCATGAGTGATGGTCAAGCAGTAGAGAGTGTATATACAGCAAGGAGTGTTGTGTTTCTGTTCTCAGTGGTTAAATCTGTTTAGGTTGTTTTCCTAAGCCATTCCCGACCCAGCCGGTAGTTAAACCTAGCCGAGCACTGATAGGAAGGGCCGTGTCAATACGATAACGCATTATACCTCATCATTAGAAACATTGTGTTAGGGCTGTTCTTATACTTAAGACGAACCATAAGACGGAGCAGGGGAGTGTGCATGGGGCCTTCGACAGGAAGAACGGAAGAGCGTGTAACAAGAGTGAGTGTCTTGTATACCAGTGTCATATACATCtatacacacacacacatatatatatatgtgtgtgtgtgtggGTTGGTGCCGATGGCCGTCGAGCCGAAAAATTTGTCTGCGCCGGCGCGCGAAGATGGAGGCCGGGTAGTGTGCGGCGTGCGGCGGGTAACAGCGCAGCGCTCCACACCGTCACGTGCGCAATCGTTGTTACCCGCCGTCCCCGTGTAATGCCGCCGGGTAACAGTTCCGTCACGTGTTCCACGCAGCGCACACGTGACAAAGCTGTTACCCGGCGGCCGCCCCTTTGTCCCACCCGTTGCCCGGCCCCGGCCCCCACACCCAATCGAAACGGCACTGCTGACGCGGGGTTGGGGGCCGGCGTGCTGGGCGCTGTGGGCGGGTCTCTCCCCccatcatcttcatcttcttcacaGGGCAGCCTAACCGTGTTGTCTGCAATGCTGGGCGAACATTTTGCAATTTCAGTTCTTCATAATGGCCTCCTCTCCCTGATTTTTGAAACACTTATTACCATGGCTGTGATTACTGGCAACTACTGCTCACCGTCTCATATCTccacacacacacatatatattgtgCATGTATCTCGTATTTATGTCAAACGTATCCTAGAGCGACACACACATCGACCAAAGCACCATGGACACTATAAATAACCCCAACGACCACGACTTGGAGGAGGACAGAGACTTGATTTTCGAGAGAGATGTGGAAGATCCAGGAATGGCCTCGACGCTGACTCTCACGAGAGCTTCGACTCTCGACAACATGTATGCGCCTGTTCCCGAACAGGCTTTGCGCTTCACCTCGCCTTCCTCGCCGCTGTCCTTGTCACGGCGTCAGAGTTCAAACAGTCTCTACTCCCAGAACGGGCTTCGACAGTGCGTCACGCATACAGGTGCGCCAAGACTGAACGAGAACCCGTTGACAGAACCGCAAAACACCATACACCATACACTGGAGAACATGATCCCCCCGGCTCTGGACGCAAGTTGTTCCATTGTCACCGACGACAATACGGATTTGAACCAGGTCGACATGATCTACTCGCCAAGACCATCCACGCTGGGTCTCAGCTCTGCATTGGGCAACTACAACTCGACCTCAACGTCCAGCAGTCCCGTGCTGTTCAGATCGTACTCCCACACAACCTCGTTCCCAACTGCAGGCACAAAGAATAGTAGTCTCTCGACGTCGAAATCCCCACCTCTGGCCCTTACAAGATCGTACTCAAACAACTACCAACTTCCTGCGAGCACCGAGAACAACATcagcagcaacaacaacaacaggGTGTTGCGGTTCTACTCGTATTTCGATATGTTGTCGGACGAATTGAATAGCCATCCAATCTCAAGGGCACCTTCAGCTTTGCAGCAACCGGATGCAACTATCACGGCTTTCAATAACCCTTTCGATCCAATGCAAGCTCGTACTGGTACGTCACTggagaaaaataaaaacaaggCATCCGAAAAGAAAAGTCCCAAGCAGAGTGTGGCAGGTTTCCACATATCTCTAGGAGAAAGCGACGCCTATACCacagatgaagaagaatcCGAAGAGCCAACAGATACAGATGCAAATGCTAACGCTCAAAATAGAAACGTTGTTACCTTCTTGCAACATCCAAGGCCAAGTGTGGCAGTGAAAAACTCTTTGGGGTCGCACTTGTCAAGATCAAGATCAAACTCGTCGAATTACGCATTCACAGCTAATAGAAACCCATTGATGATAAATAGTAATACTTCCCCAACTGGCAGCGTGTCacaatcaaaaaataatagtagCTTACTGACTCAACCGCATTCACCACCAATGCGAGGACGAGCATATTCACACACGACTGGAATTCCTTCTTCAAATGCCTCTGTGCCAGCAAAATCATTGTCGCTGCGCAAGACAAATACATTTTCAACTTCCAATCAATTAAGAAGGTCAAGAACTCCAGGCCATTACATGTCAATAAATGATGACGCTTTTGCACCTTTGCAAACCGAGTGTATAGGTTCAGTTTTAAGGAAGAAAATTAGTCGTACTGCCGATTCTTTAGATAGTTTAACATCTTAGTTCGTTAGTTAAATATACACgtaaaattatatattctcGATCCATTTTATACATAAAGTTATGCCAGACTCAACTTAAAAATGTCGATTAGAGAATAGTCACTATTAAAAAgtaatcaaataaatataaattaataaaattaactTTTAAATTACATAGTTTGTATATTTCTATAAATAGTCCTTTCTACCAGCAGttctaataaatcttcTTAATTTCCATTCAACATCAGCGTCTTTATTGTCTAATGTGCCTAATcttaattcaaataatttcatttcaaaTCTTGGACCAACTTCAGCCATTTCAACGCCTTCGCGTGTCTTAACATAAACATGCTGTCTGACACTAATGAAATCACCTCTATTGGCAAATGTAATTACTCTTGGAGAATCCTTCTTTGGACTTGGAGAAAATAAATGCTTTAAAACTTTCACAACCCTTTCTCCCAATGGTGTTGTGAAATTATCGAATATTAAATGAGGATTAACTTCACTTTGGTTACCGTGATTTAGAATATCGTGTCTTAGCACAACGTTATGTAATGTGAAAAATGCTGTTGGACCATGTGGGAAATGGGAAATAGTCAAAGATGTTGGAACACCTCTATGTTCATGCAACACAACTAAATCAGAGGTACCAGATTTAATACATGCACCAACTAAATTTGGCATGATATAATTACCTCTATTCAATCTAACTGCATTTGggaataataatttaatttcttttgcaAACTGAGATAATCTGGTACTTGGATCTCTCGATGTCGTCACAATCAATCTTGGTTCAACAATACCACTTGTTTCTGAATattcatcatcaatatcatcaaGATCGCCCTCAAGTTCCCCTTTGATAGTTTGGTCGTACCTATAATCTTCTTGCAATTTTTCGTCTTCAGCAATCTCTTTCGGTAGAGGCTTACCTTGCGCTAGAGACTGTCTAATAATTTGTCTTTTCTGTTGTAGTTGAGAATCTTGTAGCTCTTGGGCTTTACGGTATAAATATTCCCTTCTCTCACGTGCTTGTCTTCTTAACATTTTGAATCTTCCTGGTGCTTCGTCAAATGAATTGCTAACTAGTGAGCTATAATTGTATTTGCTAGTTATTAACAATAACTATTCAACTGTCTagttaaatattaaatatcttttataaatatctgCTAATATACTTTTAATTATCTAACTCATCGCAATTTTCCATCGACcataaatttcaaaagtttcactgaaaaatttttgtGCTGCCATCTCGGACCTCAAATATGAAAGCCGCACTATAGAAAAAAGCTTCAAATTAAGCTCATCCGTCACTCACATAGTTTAGTTAGAAATTACAAAGttctttattataaaaatattgtagtatatttattaattatatggTGTCATTATTGTACTTAAATGATTAATGCATTGTTGACGCAAGGTATGTTATTTCAAGATTGGATGATCTTGATTATTTCCTTCTATTCAAATCTCTTGCGAATGGCTCTTCTTCCTTGATTTCAACTCTTGTTTTTATGCTCACACTATTTCTACTTTTAGATGGTATATCAATAGATTCTCTTCTTGATCCTTGTTCAAAAAAGGATCGGCTTTTGTTCATGGATGACGCAGCTAATCTTTGTTGATGGATATTATTTGGTAAAAACATATGTGTTGACAGAGCTGTTGGAAGTATGGTATGGGCTGAAGGTGGTGCATTAGATTGATGAATATATCTCTCACTGGTAAATTCCGAAACAATGCTACTGAAACTACTTCTAGTTCTAGTGGATGATCTAAATGCTTGAGGGTCGAATGAAGAGATGGCATCTCGAGGTGGAGACATCGCTCCCAATGCGTTCACATTGAAAGTCTTTATAGTTGGCGTATCTATTGCAGAATTACTACCTGATTTGTTGATATCGTTTATATAATTCGTAGAATTGtttgatattttagatAGATCAGACCCCAATAAATCAGTGAATTTTCCTGATATCTCTTTTGACTTTATTTTCTCCATTGTTAACTTAGATCTGTGTCCCATTCCTGGCGAGGTAGAACTAGTCTTTATTAACTCACTATCTTCTTTATTGATTTCACCCTTAAATTGATCCTTAGTTTCTTTATTcatattgtttaaaaaCAAACCGCTCAACAAACTCTTTTTTATTGGGTCTGTGGAAGATTTATTGGTAGATGCTGAGGAGTTATTAGAAAGATCACctgtatttttttttgaaaagatCATGTTATCccatttctttttcatgTATTTATCctcaatttcttcttcatacAGACTATCAAagtcatcatcatcttcgtcatcatcgtcatcCTCAGTGTCAGAGAAAGCATCACAATCGGAATCTTCATCTGCACTACTGAAAAACaatttagaatttttattctGAGCTTGAAAACCCAATGCACTCGAAGTACCCACACTTGTATTACCTCTATTAtcatctttaatatttatttgtttattgaTATTGTCATTAGTGGTAGTATTATGGTAAGTATTgagatttgaaaataatgaattctGTTTGTGCAAGTGTTGATCTACATTAGACGAAGACTGTTTAGAGACTGGggttataatattattgttgtcaATGGTCGAGGGTGATTTTCTCACAATTACTGTAGTGGTATCAAAACCTTTCACAACAACATCTGGATCTTCCTGCCTAGTTCTTGGTCTACTGTGTATTCTTTGTAAATTAATTTGACTTTCGTAATCTCtacttttattttgtatattATCTGAGTTTTTGTTTTCAGTATTGGTATCATGAAAAATGGCACCGTGATTTGAAGTATTCGATGTTACAGATACTACAACAGGTTGTCGtacaatttttgaatttgcGATAGTTGTAATATTAGATGCCGAGGTGTCATGCGTATTTAAAGTTTGTTTTTGAGTAATATTGTTTGAAGTTCCATTATTCACAGCTTGCATCAAACttgaattcaaaatatgataCATATTCTTCACAccttctttcttctttgatttatttagtTGTTTATCTTTCAGTAGagatttattcaatattctCGTgctaatattattcaaacGATCACCCTGTTCCATAATTGAAGTGTAATTCGTATTTGATTTTGTGAATATGCTattaattttcattaagtCTAAATACAAATCCATTGAATCAAACAGATGTAATCTTTCATGCgtaaataaatttggaCTTATCTTtagaaatttttcattatttgatttatcaatatatttgttcAAGTTGATCTTATTCATTGACTGAATCATGTTTTGTGTAATTTCTGTATTAGTACCACTACTGGGTAGCGCACTACAAGAGTTCATATTGTCTGGAGAATTTATAGTTTGTGAAATAACCATGCTCAATACCCTCCTTTGCTACTTGCAGTCGGTTGTATTGTTCTCTTTTCAAAGTAATAtgtgtttttcttttttgttgGTATTAtcttataattataatattcattattttcattaaattaaaaatacatGCACTTCCAACCACGAGCAATCGAAAAGTGTATACTATTTCAAAAAGATCTTAAAATTTCGTTTTTACGAATAAACGATccttataaatattatgacTATGTTTTAGAAAAGGTAAATAAGAATGTCCTCTTTCTAACGTATGTTGTTCAATATAGCTGAAACTATTTAATGTTGCCAACTCTGCCTTTAAGTATGGAGGTTTCCTTATAATTTGTACCttatttatgtatatattttgacAACAGCCAACTTCTCAAAACCCTGCGTTTTCAATGATAGTACCTGCgattaatataatatcgAGTCATGCAATTCTTAACATCCAAAAAAGAGTGAATTGTGTAAcattaaattcaaacaGATGTCAATTTATATgttacaatatatatatgttgaTATACATGTAACAAGTTTTTCATGACATTTGCAGCTTATTTTAGCAAGGTCATTGATTAATTCTCACGGCTTTAAAAGTTGAAATTGTGGTTGTAAAAATACACCGAGGAACAAGAACGGGCAAAAAGGAACTGCATTTAATGACATATAGTCAGTTAAAGGCGacttatttgaattatatgctttaatattttaagaacTTGTTATAAGTgattgattttaatgattatAGGTACACTAGGGTGTTTGACTGTTTGCGTCACATCAGGATGATTGTTACTATTAATACCTCTGTTTGGCATATgaatttgtatttattaaaaatgaagcTATACTGCATACTTAATTATAATGGGTAAATGGATGGATAGGGTATCGCGAAGGATTGTAACTTTACGAAAAAAAGTTCTTGTATGTTAACAAGTGAAACACCAtcttataataatatatattgtcttaaaaaaaaaaataattaaaaacagAGTCCAATGTAAACAAAGCTAAATACTTCAGTAGGTCAAACAGGCCAAAATGCTTCACCTATATGCTTCTATTCATTCATCTGGTCCCATAATTTCCCCATTAGTTGTGTCCTTGTTtgctttaaattttttctattCGAGGGTAAAGCATTATCCTCTAGAAATTTAGATAGAATGTCAATGGCATGGTCATACTCAGATTGTGCAACAtctaattgtttttttagtTCATGAGTCTCAATGTCCTTGGAGATTCTCTTATTGGTGCTATCTGTATTGTTGGAGTCATTGTTATTACTGGGTGACAAGTCTTGGTCTTTCTTTGGTTTCACAAACAATTTGTTCCAAATGAAGTCTCCATTTTTAGAGTCAAGTGCCTGTTGGTACAGTTGTCTGCAGTCTTCCAACTTTTTTAGTTTCTTCTCAACCTCTGATTTAGC of Tetrapisispora phaffii CBS 4417 chromosome 6, complete genome contains these proteins:
- the TPHA0F01430 gene encoding uncharacterized protein (similar to Saccharomyces cerevisiae VHS2 (YIL135C) and MLF3 (YNL074C); ancestral locus Anc_2.222) yields the protein MDTINNPNDHDLEEDRDLIFERDVEDPGMASTLTLTRASTLDNMYAPVPEQALRFTSPSSPLSLSRRQSSNSLYSQNGLRQCVTHTGAPRLNENPLTEPQNTIHHTLENMIPPALDASCSIVTDDNTDLNQVDMIYSPRPSTLGLSSALGNYNSTSTSSSPVLFRSYSHTTSFPTAGTKNSSLSTSKSPPLALTRSYSNNYQLPASTENNISSNNNNRVLRFYSYFDMLSDELNSHPISRAPSALQQPDATITAFNNPFDPMQARTGTSLEKNKNKASEKKSPKQSVAGFHISLGESDAYTTDEEESEEPTDTDANANAQNRNVVTFLQHPRPSVAVKNSLGSHLSRSRSNSSNYAFTANRNPLMINSNTSPTGSVSQSKNNSSLLTQPHSPPMRGRAYSHTTGIPSSNASVPAKSLSLRKTNTFSTSNQLRRSRTPGHYMSINDDAFAPLQTECIGSVLRKKISRTADSLDSLTS
- the FLX1 gene encoding flavin adenine dinucleotide transporter FLX1 (similar to Saccharomyces cerevisiae FLX1 (YIL134W); ancestral locus Anc_2.227) is translated as MGYDLSPLQKEFISGITTGCITTIVVHPLDLIKVRLQLSATGQGIIPNINNIKRNRYRLVLENIIKHEKKPFGKLLTVKEIYRGLGINILGNTIAWGLYFGLYRQSKDILYNVYHKNNIQDAGFYRGKEENSTVENIIHDQKMSPIMYLSAGAISGLITSVVTNPIWVLKTRIMSTSKYAEGSYVSIIHGFKTLLEKEGLKSFWRGTLPAVLGVSQGAIYFMVYDTLKYKYSSLPHNRFVQSGKLNSKESNSKSEYKLKNLEIIGITSLSKMLSVSSVYPFQLLKSNLQSFKAVNHNYTLINLAKNIFKEKGLLGLYTGLSANLLRAIPSTCITFCIYENFRNWI
- the MKS1 gene encoding Mks1p (similar to Saccharomyces cerevisiae MKS1 (YNL076W); ancestral locus Anc_2.220), with protein sequence MVISQTINSPDNMNSCSALPSSGTNTEITQNMIQSMNKINLNKYIDKSNNEKFLKISPNLFTHERLHLFDSMDLYLDLMKINSIFTKSNTNYTSIMEQGDRLNNISTRILNKSLLKDKQLNKSKKKEGVKNMYHILNSSLMQAVNNGTSNNITQKQTLNTHDTSASNITTIANSKIVRQPVVVSVTSNTSNHGAIFHDTNTENKNSDNIQNKSRDYESQINLQRIHSRPRTRQEDPDVVVKGFDTTTVIVRKSPSTIDNNNIITPVSKQSSSNVDQHLHKQNSLFSNLNTYHNTTTNDNINKQINIKDDNRGNTSVGTSSALGFQAQNKNSKLFFSSADEDSDCDAFSDTEDDDDDEDDDDFDSLYEEEIEDKYMKKKWDNMIFSKKNTGDLSNNSSASTNKSSTDPIKKSLLSGLFLNNMNKETKDQFKGEINKEDSELIKTSSTSPGMGHRSKLTMEKIKSKEISGKFTDLLGSDLSKISNNSTNYINDINKSGSNSAIDTPTIKTFNVNALGAMSPPRDAISSFDPQAFRSSTRTRSSFSSIVSEFTSERYIHQSNAPPSAHTILPTALSTHMFLPNNIHQQRLAASSMNKSRSFFEQGSRRESIDIPSKSRNSVSIKTRVEIKEEEPFARDLNRRK
- the LAT1 gene encoding dihydrolipoyllysine-residue acetyltransferase (similar to Saccharomyces cerevisiae LAT1 (YNL071W); ancestral locus Anc_2.225); the protein is MLRAVTRSTVVRNSLVRLYASKSYPSYTVINMPALSPTMTSGNLASWSKNVGDQLAVGEVLAEVETDKATMDFEFQDDGYLAQILVPNGSKDIPVNKPIGIFVEEKKDVDAFKDFTIADIADAGSATATPAEKKSPESSADAAPAEKPSPAAQKTAGTDVTRIFASPLAKNIALAHGVALKDITGTGPRGRIVRADVEKFMSEQKSAASPAAAASTPAPAQKAAQAPSAQVSDLYKDIEITTMRNIIGKRLLESTQSIPSYIVSSDIAVSKLLKLRQSLNNDNTIDKTKNNYKLSINDILIKAISLAAKRIPDVNAYWLPQENVIRQFKNVDVSVAVATETGLITPIVKSANAKGLVSISTEVKDLVKRAKINKLLPAEFQGGTICISNLGMNDAVSMFTSIINPPQSTILAIGTKKRQAIEDVGSPNGISFQDVITITGTFDHRVVDGSKAGEFMRELKKIIENPLQLLL
- the IMP4 gene encoding snoRNA-binding rRNA-processing protein IMP4 (similar to Saccharomyces cerevisiae IMP4 (YNL075W); ancestral locus Anc_2.221), with protein sequence MLRRQARERREYLYRKAQELQDSQLQQKRQIIRQSLAQGKPLPKEIAEDEKLQEDYRYDQTIKGELEGDLDDIDDEYSETSGIVEPRLIVTTSRDPSTRLSQFAKEIKLLFPNAVRLNRGNYIMPNLVGACIKSGTSDLVVLHEHRGVPTSLTISHFPHGPTAFFTLHNVVLRHDILNHGNQSEVNPHLIFDNFTTPLGERVVKVLKHLFSPSPKKDSPRVITFANRGDFISVRQHVYVKTREGVEMAEVGPRFEMKLFELRLGTLDNKDADVEWKLRRFIRTAGRKDYL
- the TPHA0F01400 gene encoding 60S ribosomal protein uL13 (similar to Saccharomyces cerevisiae RPL16A (YIL133C) and RPL16B (YNL069C); ancestral locus Anc_2.228), translated to MSTFEPVVVIDGKGHLVGRLASTVAKQLLNGQKIVVVRAEALNISGEFFRNKLKYHDYLRKATAFNKTRGPFHFRAPSRIFYKAVRGMVSHKTARGKAAMERLKVFEGIPPPYDKKKRVVVPQALRVLRLKPGRKYTTLSKLSSAVGWKYEDVVAKLEEKRKVRSAEFYAKKKAFNKKVAAATAASAESEAAKQLATFGY